The DNA window CGTCGGGTGGGTGCTGCTGCTGGTGATGCTGGTCGCAGCCTGGGTGAGGCCCCGGTGGCGACCCGGCGCGCGGTTGGGCGCCGGGGTGCTGGGCGTGGCGCTGACGCTTTTCGCCTTCCTGTCCGGCGGCGACGCCGTGGACGCCAGCGGCTTCCCCCGGGCCGACCATCCCCAGAGCGAGTTCCTCGCCGGCATCTGGCTCGCGGTGGCCGGGACGCTGTTGCTGGCCGCCGCCGTCCCGACCCTGGCGGCGGCGCCGAAGGCTCCGGTGGAAGCCCGCCCGACCCCGGCCGAACCGGCACCGCTCAGCGAGACCGCCCCAGCCACTCCGCCGGCCCCGGCCTTCGCACCTGGCCCACATCGGACCGCCACCCGCCCTGCGCAGGCTTCCTGGTGGCGGCGTCCCGGGCCGGTGATCGGCGTGGCGGCTGCCGTCGCCGCGGCGGCCATCGTCGGAACGGTGGTCTGGTACGCCGTCCACGCGCGCGCCGGACAGGACCGCGACCTCGGCGCGCTGGTGGTGGCGATTCCCGCCGACTCGACGCCCACCACGCCGGCCGCGGTCGACGATCAGGTCAACATCACCCGAATCCTGCCGCTCGGCGAGGACTTCCGGTCCCTGATGCTCGTCGCGGCGGTGCGCAACACCGTGCAACACGCCGCCGGCGCGGCCTGGACCCGACCGGACTCCGCCTCGGTGACGGTCACCCTGCTCCAGTTCGACTCGGTGTCGGCAGCGGACCAGTTCCAGCAGTCCTACGTCGATCTTCAGCCGCCGGCCGGCGGCCTCGGCAACCTGGTGGAGATCCCCGACGTACCGGGGGCGCTGACCTTCACCGACGAAGACAGGACCGAGGTACGCGGGGTCGCGCGCCGGAACGAGATCATCGTGCTGGTCAGCGTGGGCGGCGGGCCACCGGACGCCGTCACCACCGTCGAGTCCCTGGTCCGGGAGCAGTACGGCCGGCTCTGAACCGCTCCCGACCACCTAGCGGGGGCGCGATGATCATCGTGGCAGCTCGATCGGTTGCGGTGGCGCGTCGTACTCGCCCAGCGCGTAGCGCAACCGGTGGTTCATGTCGTTCAGGGCCTGTCTCAGTTCGTAGTCTCCTGCGCCCTGCGTCAGGTGGCCCGCACGCACGAACCGGGCCCGCACCTTGTCGACGAACTCTCGCGGCAGGATGTCGGCCCAGACGCATCCTTCAAGCTCGGCCAGCAATCCGACGAGCACCGCGGCGTCAGACCGCAGCACCGGGTTGGGGCAGGTCACCTCTTGAGTCACGTCCACCAGCATGCGCCCGGCTGAAGGCTCTAACATCCCAGGTCGTGCGTGGGTTCTTCACGGTGGGAAGTCGAAGGCTTTCGCCGAGGATCTCTGAGGAGGGCTGGGGGTTCGGGGGGAGCCCCGAGGTCTTTACGCCGTCGGCCGACGGCGGGCACCTCTGCCCCGGCTGCGCCGGTCGCCGGCGCCCGGAACGATGCGGCGGCCGCGGAGCAGACAAGGTGGTGGTCGCTCGCGCGGAAGACGGCAGGACCCAGTGCCACCGCTGCCGGGTAGCCAACCACCTCGCGCCCTGTTCGGACCGCGGCCGGACGAGCAGGCCCGCCGCCCGACGCGACACTCTCAATAGGCGAATCAAGATGGGTTGAGGCCACACGCGGCACCGAACTGCAAGGCATTGAGATTCCCATCTCCGCCGACTGGATTCCTGGCCGGCGAGGAGAAACCAACTCTAAGCTTGCCGCCGGCATACCTGCGGCTCGTTCGGGCCGAGGGAAAGCACCAGTACAAGGATTTGCGAATGCGCCAGGATTCTGCTCTGAACAACGGCACTGCTGGCGTCAGCGAAACAACACCGAACGGCGAAGCGCCAACCTCTACCGCGGAGGGCGTCGCGCGCCGATCCGCGGTTGCCGAGGAACAAGAGTTTCTCGACTTGGCCACGGCCCGGCGCGACAGGCTTGCCGACCATCTACAGGCCGAGCTTTCGTCGGACGCCCTGAACGCGTTGGAACGGGCGCGGCGGCGCATGCTCCGCCAGCAGTACGAGGAGCTACGGCGAGCACGGGAAGGGCTGGTCTTCGGCCGCCTCGACGGCCTTGACGGCACCGTGCGACACATCGGCCGTGTCGGTCTCCGTAACGACCGCGAGGACAGTGAGCCGCTCCTGGTGGACTGGCGCGCTCCCGCAGCTCGGCCGTTCTACACCGCGACGGCTGTCGACCCGCAAGGTCAGGCACGGCGGCGTCACATACGCACGACGGGATCGACCGTCGTCGGCGTGGACGACGAGCCACTGGACGGGACCATAACGGCCGAACTCGTCGGTGAAGGCGCTCTACTGGCCGCCCTGGACCAACGGCGAACCGGCCGCATGTCGACGGCGATCTCCACGCTGCAACGCGAACAGGATGACATCATCCGGGCCGAGGCGACCGGCCCGTTGATCGTTCAGGGCGGTCCCGGCACCGGCAAGACCGTCGTTGCCCTGCACCGCGTCGCCTACCTGCTGTTCGCCCACCCGAAGATGGCCGACCAAGCGGTCCTGGTCCTCGGCCCCTCGCCGCGGTTCCTCCGGTACATCGCCCAGGTGCTGCCCGCGCTCGGTGAGACCGCCGTCGTCTCGGCGACCTGCGACACTCTGCTGCCCGAGATCCGCGTGGGCCGCGACGAGAGCCGGCTTCTCGCCGAGATCAAGGGTCGCGCCCTCTGGCAACCCGCGCTCGAAAACTACGTCGCGTCGCTGCTCCCCCGGCCCCGTGAGCTGAAGCTGCGCTGGGAGGGCGAGTTCTACGTCATCCCGGCCGCAACAGTGGCACAGGCACTCGCCTCGGCGGTGCAGGGACGCCCGTACCACCGCGCCCGTGCGGCGTTCGCCGAGCAGCTGCACCACATCCTGGCCGAAGCCGTCGTCGAACAGCGCGAGGCGCTGATGAACGAGATGGAGGAGGGCTTCGAGGACATCCTCGCCCGCGTCGACAGGGGAATGCAGCATGACCACCAGCTCGGCAGGAGGTCCACCGGCAGTGACGTCGACGGATTGCTCTCCGAGGACGAGGTAG is part of the Micromonospora halotolerans genome and encodes:
- a CDS encoding HelD family protein translates to MRQDSALNNGTAGVSETTPNGEAPTSTAEGVARRSAVAEEQEFLDLATARRDRLADHLQAELSSDALNALERARRRMLRQQYEELRRAREGLVFGRLDGLDGTVRHIGRVGLRNDREDSEPLLVDWRAPAARPFYTATAVDPQGQARRRHIRTTGSTVVGVDDEPLDGTITAELVGEGALLAALDQRRTGRMSTAISTLQREQDDIIRAEATGPLIVQGGPGTGKTVVALHRVAYLLFAHPKMADQAVLVLGPSPRFLRYIAQVLPALGETAVVSATCDTLLPEIRVGRDESRLLAEIKGRALWQPALENYVASLLPRPRELKLRWEGEFYVIPAATVAQALASAVQGRPYHRARAAFAEQLHHILAEAVVEQREALMNEMEEGFEDILARVDRGMQHDHQLGRRSTGSDVDGLLSEDEVESLRHRIGASATIARFIEAWWPTLNAETLLCGLMADRTLLARFAPQLSVEEITAVQAEPALWASSDIPLLDALADLLGEVEAPQPQGEFVADHARRQRDWVYGHVVIDEAQELSEMQWQMVLRRCPSRSITAVGDIDQAEAAHRHTSWAQAVQAVFRDRWTAAELTICYRTPREVMDLTEPVLKKAGSHNAPPRAVRSSGIAPWVLTITPAELAGAAAQAVRQLQQRWPGGTVGVIAPVDRIAELLAVLSDVPVLTATQSKGLEWDATLLIDPQGIAAEPRGWNGLYVALTRCTQELGQLVLT